One window from the genome of Plasmodium reichenowi strain SY57 chromosome 8, whole genome shotgun sequence encodes:
- a CDS encoding hypothetical protein (conserved Plasmodium protein, unknown function), whose translation MEDQDNMNDSYYKNKKYEQENENFNINNEDEKKEENSFHEVTNVYHSNVCINKNTKEDNIIRKYLSEQMTKVNIINNNHNMDNNNNNNNNNELSINQITNIDDSDDDIPLLKTYGINHTINTKYKKNANRFNNNNEEEKEKEKKEHQPHQYHQVNQYHQVNQYHQVNQDNQKETSSSVTSSDDDVCLLNLIKNDKNYNINNFNNENYYEKKNNFKDDDNNNNSSDYSSYDSDEPILIRSNLKKKRNIQTNKIGNTSHYSNSCMNINNTYQTNKTILINKTTLKSTQKQKDNKFKNINAKTSLSKSSCRKTNKNSNDISKKKKKTISKTKKKTKKQKKTKKQNKNKIKINKHKDNKANNYFNDNENDSICIGTFDPRNRSNKEKLVAQLLIRWWYVLPDWPPLDYDYKDELYNRKLKLVPLEEYEDKEDIDSEGFRKVYQISAFPGIFRDAMGIAYDLRDKDSCPCYNNLIKKTDQELLQLIYQAIKNQIQCLKNSVYNETFMEKNLEKELKEVELKLNKITKKNIIKI comes from the coding sequence atggAAGACCAAGATAACATGAACGATTCATactataaaaataagaaatatgaacaagaaaatgaaaacttcaatattaataatgaggatgaaaaaaaagaagaaaattcGTTTCATGAGGTCACCAATGTATATCATAGTAATGTGTGtataaataagaatacaaaagaagataatattataagaaaatatttaagtGAACAGATGACAAAGGtcaacataataaataacaaccacaatatggataataataataataataataataataatgaacTTTCTATTAATCAAATTACAAATATTGATGATAGTGATGATGATATTCCTTTATTAAAAACATATGGAATTAATCATACTATCAacacaaaatataaaaaaaatgccAATcgttttaataataataatgaggAGGAGAAGGAGAAGGAGAAGAAGGAACACCAGCCGCATCAATACCATCAAGTAAATCAATACCATCAAGTAAATCAATACCATCAAGTAAATCAAGACAATCAAAAAGAAACGTCTTCATCAGTCACAAGCAGCGATGATGATGTATGtctattaaatttaataaagaatgataagaattataatattaataattttaataacgaaaattattatgaaaagaaaaataattttaaagatgatgataataataataattcgTCAGACTACTCTAGCTATGATTCAGATGAACCAATACTCATAAGAAgtaatttaaaaaaaaaaagaaatattcaaacaaataaaataggCAATACTAGTCATTATAGTAATAGTTGTATGAATATCAATAATACGTATCAAACTAATAAAACgatattaattaataaaacaaCACTTAAAAGTACTCAGAAACAAAAAGATAACaaattcaaaaatataaatgcAAAAACTAGTTTATCCAAAAGTAGCTGTagaaaaacaaacaaaaattcaaatgacatatcaaaaaaaaaaaaaaaaacaatatccaaaacaaaaaaaaaaacaaaaaaacaaaagaaaacaaaaaaacaaaataaaaataaaataaaaataaataaacataaagataataaagCAAATAACTattttaatgataatgaaaatgattCTATTTGTATAGGTACCTTTGATCCAAGAAATAGATCgaataaagaaaaattagTAGCTCAATTATTAATACGCTGGTGGTATGTACTTCCCGACTGGCCACCATTAgattatgattataaagatgaattatataatcgAAAATTAAAATTGGTCCCATTAGAAGAATATGAAGATAAAGAAGATATAGATAGTGAAGGATTTAGGAAGGTTTATCAAATATCTGCTTTCCCAGGTATTTTTAGAGATGCCATGGGTATAGCATACGACCTAAGAGATAAAGACTCATGTCcatgttataataatttaattaaaaaaacagatcaagaattattacaattaatatatcaaGCTATTAAAAATCAAATACAATGTTTGAAAAATTCAGTCTACAATGAAACATTtatggaaaaaaatttggaaaaagaattaaaagaagtcgaattaaaattaaataaaatcacgaaaaaaaacataataaaaatataa